In a genomic window of Bordetella petrii:
- a CDS encoding branched-chain amino acid ABC transporter permease → MQLIMNSMQIAAAYILFSLGLTLIFGVMRIVNFAHGEFFTLPLLVMGVTVPFLISEQLPLFASYALSGVLGIALTLLLGGVIYKFALQRFQRDMTGSFVVSVGLSLLLQGIFLESFGGVPNKLPALVEGTVNIMGAYITIQRLIITCCALLVAALMCWTIASSRLGKALRAVSEDHEAAMLQGIPYRRIALAGFFIATSLAAIAAVLLSPVTVSSPIIGSDYLIRGFIAIVIGGLGSIPGAILGSLLIAVIESLGGYYFDPTWATITMFALTMFVLLVRPKGILGNG, encoded by the coding sequence AGTATGCAGATCGCCGCGGCGTACATCCTGTTCTCGTTGGGCTTGACGCTGATCTTCGGCGTCATGCGAATCGTCAACTTCGCACACGGAGAGTTCTTTACGCTGCCGCTGCTGGTGATGGGAGTGACAGTCCCGTTCCTGATCAGCGAGCAGTTGCCGCTTTTTGCGTCCTATGCGCTGAGCGGAGTGCTTGGGATCGCCTTGACGCTGCTACTGGGGGGGGTGATCTACAAGTTCGCCCTCCAGCGGTTCCAGCGCGACATGACCGGCTCCTTTGTGGTGTCGGTCGGCCTCTCGCTGTTGCTGCAAGGCATATTCCTGGAATCCTTCGGCGGCGTTCCCAACAAGCTCCCCGCGCTGGTCGAAGGAACGGTGAACATCATGGGCGCCTACATCACCATCCAGCGCCTGATCATCACCTGCTGCGCACTGCTGGTGGCCGCTCTCATGTGCTGGACCATCGCGTCAAGCCGTCTGGGAAAGGCACTGCGCGCGGTCTCGGAAGACCATGAGGCTGCGATGCTGCAGGGCATCCCGTACCGACGGATCGCCCTGGCCGGCTTTTTCATCGCGACCTCGCTCGCGGCGATCGCCGCAGTACTGCTATCGCCCGTGACCGTTTCCAGCCCGATCATCGGCAGCGACTATCTCATCCGGGGTTTCATCGCGATCGTCATCGGCGGGCTGGGCAGCATACCCGGCGCAATCCTGGGCAGCCTGCTGATCGCCGTCATCGAAAGCCTGGGCGGCTACTACTTCGATCCCACCTGGGCCACGATCACGATGTTCGCCCTGACCATGTTTGTACTTCTCGTTCGTCCGAAGGGAATTCTCGGCAATGGCTAA